One stretch of Streptomyces sp. R21 DNA includes these proteins:
- a CDS encoding MFS transporter, which yields MTWTVTRVLRDRNAGLYLAGVVVSGFGSSAMWLTSGIWVKDLTGSDGLAALCTFALWAPTLIAPLLGTVADRTRRRPLLILTNLALAGLLLTLFAVDSPGRLWILFAVLLVYGAGGVVHDAAESALIASAVDKRLLGDFNGLRMTANEGMKLVAPLAGAGLYAAYGGARVALLDAVTFALAAGLYAMLRVHEPPPPRDTAAWRERTAAGVRFLRGHRHLRPLVTAGAGTMLCAGVNGAAIYAVAEGLGHSPAYVGLLYVVQGAGSVAVGLAAGPLMRRLGEHRFAAYGIALTAVAVALRAVPCDAVVLACSAAGGVGLPCVLIATFTAVQRETPAELVGRTAATANTLLFAPNAVGLALGAALIELLDYRLLLPLLSLTALTTLRPLLRNGGVPVG from the coding sequence ATGACATGGACGGTGACGCGTGTTCTCAGGGACCGCAACGCGGGTTTGTACCTGGCCGGGGTGGTGGTCTCCGGCTTCGGCTCGTCGGCGATGTGGCTGACGTCGGGCATCTGGGTCAAGGACCTGACGGGCTCCGACGGCCTCGCGGCCCTCTGCACCTTCGCCCTCTGGGCTCCGACGCTCATCGCCCCGCTCCTGGGCACGGTGGCGGACCGCACCCGCCGCCGCCCGCTCCTCATCCTCACGAACCTGGCCCTGGCCGGACTCCTGCTGACCCTCTTCGCCGTCGACAGCCCGGGACGGCTGTGGATCCTCTTCGCCGTGCTCCTGGTGTACGGGGCCGGGGGCGTCGTCCACGACGCGGCGGAGTCGGCGCTGATCGCCTCGGCCGTAGACAAACGCCTCCTCGGCGACTTCAACGGGCTGCGCATGACGGCCAACGAGGGCATGAAGCTGGTGGCCCCGCTCGCCGGCGCGGGCCTGTACGCGGCGTACGGCGGCGCGCGGGTGGCGCTGCTGGACGCGGTCACGTTCGCACTGGCGGCCGGCCTGTACGCCATGCTGCGCGTCCACGAGCCCCCGCCTCCCCGGGACACCGCGGCCTGGCGCGAGCGGACGGCGGCGGGCGTCCGCTTCCTGCGGGGCCACCGCCACCTGCGGCCGCTGGTGACGGCCGGCGCCGGCACGATGCTCTGCGCCGGGGTCAACGGGGCGGCGATCTACGCCGTCGCCGAGGGCCTCGGGCACAGCCCCGCGTACGTCGGTCTCCTCTACGTCGTCCAGGGCGCCGGGTCCGTGGCCGTCGGCCTCGCCGCGGGGCCCCTCATGCGGCGCCTCGGCGAACATCGCTTCGCGGCGTACGGCATCGCCCTCACGGCGGTGGCCGTGGCGCTGCGCGCGGTGCCCTGCGACGCGGTGGTCCTCGCGTGCAGCGCGGCCGGGGGCGTCGGTCTCCCCTGCGTCCTCATCGCCACCTTCACCGCGGTCCAGCGGGAGACTCCGGCGGAGCTGGTCGGGCGTACCGCCGCCACCGCGAACACGCTGCTCTTCGCGCCGAACGCCGTGGGGCTGGCCCTAGGCGCGGCCCTCATCGAACTCCTCGACTACCGCCTCCTCCTCCCCCTCCTGTCCCTCACCGCCCTGACAACCCTCCGACCCCTGCTGCGCAACGGCGGGGTGCCCGTGGGGTAG